From Dehalococcoidia bacterium:
ACGGTGGCGTGGCCGCTGCGGTGGTCCAGGCGCACGGGGTGGCCGGGCGCCGCCTGGTCCAGCTCGCGGCGCGTCGGGTGGCGGCCTTCCCGCAGGGCGCGCTCATCGTAGCCCGCGGCCCTGACCCAGGTCCCGGGAGGCAGCCTGGCGGCTCGCTCCCGCACGCGAGCCTGGATGGCGGCGATGGACGTCGCCGAACTGCAATCGACCGAGCGCAGGCGCGCCGCGTACGCCAGCAGGTGGATGTGGGCATCGATGAAGCCCGGCAGCACCGGGCGTCCGCGCAGGTCGATGTCCTCCGCCCGCCAGGAGTAAGCCTCGCGCTCGAGGTCTGGCTCTTGCCCCAGGGAGGCGATGCGGCCGCCGCGTATGAGGATCGCGTCCGCGCCAGCGCGGCCATAGACGCGGCAGTTGCGCAAAAAGAGGTCGGCCACACTGCGATTCTAGCCCGTGGCCCTGGCCGGGCGCCGGCGGGCAGCCTGCCTTCGCCACCGCCCCCACGCAACGGGACGGCCGAAGGCCTACGGTGTCCAGGGACGGTCTTGCCTGTGCCCTACTGGACCACGAACGTGCCCGTCATGGTCGTCGGGTGGACGTCGCAGCGGAAGAAGTAGCTTCCTGGCGGAGGCTTCGCGAACACCACTTCGTCCACTCCCGGGCCGGGGAAGATCGCGCCGACCGCCCCCGGCGCCACGGGTTGCAGGTTGGTGCTGCTCTGATAGACCGCGATGTTGTGGTCGACACCGGTGTCGTTGTTGGTGAAGCGTATGCGGATGTTCCCACCCGCCGGCACCCGGATTTCCCTGACGTTGAAGGCCACGCCCTGGGCGGTGACTTCGACCGTCTGACAGGGGTCGGCGCAGGCCTGAGGGCCCGGGGCGCGGCTTGGCGGCGCCGGGCGCGCAAACTGGCCGCAGGACTGTTGGACGATTGAGGGCGAGTCAGGGGCGAGGGGGAAGCGGAAGATCTCCTCGTCCGGCGTATGCGGCGCCGGGATCGAGCCGAGC
This genomic window contains:
- a CDS encoding amidohydrolase family protein, encoding MADLFLRNCRVYGRAGADAILIRGGRIASLGQEPDLEREAYSWRAEDIDLRGRPVLPGFIDAHIHLLAYAARLRSVDCSSATSIAAIQARVRERAARLPPGTWVRAAGYDERALREGRHPTRRELDQAAPGHPVRLDHRSGHATV